A window from Gallus gallus isolate bGalGal1 chromosome 7, bGalGal1.mat.broiler.GRCg7b, whole genome shotgun sequence encodes these proteins:
- the CD28 gene encoding T-cell-specific surface glycoprotein CD28 homolog yields MVQLALWGRLWREALGGSAVPGRWAQGRRPTIVTMLGILVVLCLIPAADVTENKILVAQRPLLIVANRTATLVCNYTYNGTGKEFRASLHKGTDSAVEVCFISWNMTKINSNSNKEFNCRGIHDKDKVIFNLWNMSASQTDIYFCKIEAMYPPPYVYNEKSNGTVIHVRETPIQTQEPESATSYWVMVAVTGLLGFYSMLITAVFIIYRQKSKRNRYRQSDYMNMTPRHPPHQKNKGYPSYAPTRDYTAYRSWQP; encoded by the exons ATGGTGCAGCTTGCCCTGTGGGGACGCCTGTGGCGCGAAGCCCTGGGGGGCTCGGCAGTGCCTGGACGGTGGGCACAAGGCCGCAGGCCCACCATCGTCACCATGCTGGGGATCCTCGTGGTGCTCTGCCTCATCCCTGCTGCAGATGTAACAG AAAACAAGATTCTAGTGGCTCAGCGTCCTTTGCTCATTGTAGCCAACAGAACAGCAACTCTAGTCTGCAACTACACATACAATGGAACAGGGAAAGAATTTCGAGCCTCGCTGCACAAAGGAACAGACAGTGCAGTCGAAGTCTGCTTTATTTCATGGAACATGACCAAAATTAACAGTAATTCAAATAAGGAATTCAACTGTCGGGGGATTCATGATAAGGACAAAGTAATCTTCAATCTTTGGAATATGAGTGCCAGCCAAACTGACATCTACTTCTGCAAAATCGAGGCCATGTATCCACCTCCATATGTCTATAATGAGAAGAGCAATGGGACTGTCATTCATGTCAGAG agacACCCATCCAAACACAAGAACCTGAATCTGCAACTTCTTACTGGGTCATGGTGGCAGTGACGGGACTTCTTGGTTTCTACAGTATGCTTATAACTGCAGTCTTTATAATCTACCGG CAAAAATCCAAGAGGAACAGGTACCGTCAGAGTGACTACATGAATATGACCCCCAGGCATCCACCTCACCAGAAGAACAAGGGCTACCCATCCTATGCACCAACACGAGACTACACTGCATATCGCTCCTGGCAGCCATGA